TGATAGCCACATCATCTCAGCGAAGAGATGAGGTGATCCGCCATTTGCGGCCTGATTTGGTTTGCTGCGATATTCGCGGGACGATTGAATCGAGGTTGAAAGCCCTAGATGATACCTCAATCGATGGCGTGGTGATTGCCAAAGCAGCTTTGATTCGCCTCGATCTTCTCCATTTGAATTGGATGAGTCTTCCGGGAGAAACAGCCGCTAATCAGGGGAAGCTCGCTATTGTTTGTCGAGAAGAAGATCTTGAGATGAGAGACTTATTTGAGGCAATAGATGCGCGTATTATATCTCGGACTTGATCCGTCTCATTTAAAAGAGGGGCATGATGTCGATCACCTCCCTTTAATTGAGATTTGGCCTTTGCCCTTTTCTCTGAGGTTTCCATTGGCTCATTATACCCATTTCGTGATCACTTCAAAGCAGGCCGTAAAGATTTTTTTTCAAAAGGAAAACCCACAAGAAGTTGTGGCTCAAGTGTTTGCCATCGGCCCCTCAACTGCTTATGCCTTAAGCACTTGTGGAATTTCAGCAAAAATCCCGCAACAATATACACAGGAGGGACTCATTGATTTATTGAGGGAAGAGCGTCTTGAAAAAGCGCATATTCTCTATCCGCGCTCACAGCTCGCACGTCCTAACCTCTTCGAAGAATGTCTTAAGAGAGGTGCTTCTATAGAGGTCATCGATTTATATACAACACAAGCGAAACCGGGTGTAGAAATCCCTTCTCTTGATCTCTATGATCAGGTCTATTTTACGAGTCCTTCAATTGTTAATATTTTTTTTAATATATATAGGGGGCCTTTCTTAGGAAAAAAATTTGTTCCTATTGGTCCTGTCACTCAGAAAGCACTTGAAAACAAGAGGTTATACCATTCATTAAAATTTTAACTACGCGTGCTGCTATTGAGTAGAATTGATTTTTGTGCTATACTCTCTCCTCAAATGACATTAAAAGGAGAGTCTAGTGGGACTCATGCGGCTTTTTTCAAGACAAAAACCTAAAATCAAAATCGAATCGGCAAAAAGTGACGGATTTAGCGGGTGGATTAAATGCAGCGGATGTGAGGAAACAATTCACAAAAGTGAATTGAAAAACAACATCAATTGCTGTCCCAAATGCAACTTTCATTACCGCATTACACTTCAACAACGCATTCAATTGCTTGCAGATGAGAAGACATTTGTCGAAATGTTTGATCATTTAGAAGCGAAAGACCCACTCTCTTTTGAAGATTCCGAAAAATATATCGAGCGCATTGCAAGGGCAAAAGATAAGACAAAGCGGAAAGAAGCGGTGATTGTCGGAGTGTGTGAGATGGAAGGGCACAAGACGGCACTTGCTATTATGGATTTTAGCTATATGGGCGGATCAATGGGATCTGTCGTAGGCGAGATGCTAACGCTGATCATTGAACATGCAACCTCTCATCGACTTCCAATGATTATTGTTTCCGCATCGGGAGGTGCTC
This region of Simkaniaceae bacterium genomic DNA includes:
- a CDS encoding uroporphyrinogen-III synthase: MRVLYLGLDPSHLKEGHDVDHLPLIEIWPLPFSLRFPLAHYTHFVITSKQAVKIFFQKENPQEVVAQVFAIGPSTAYALSTCGISAKIPQQYTQEGLIDLLREERLEKAHILYPRSQLARPNLFEECLKRGASIEVIDLYTTQAKPGVEIPSLDLYDQVYFTSPSIVNIFFNIYRGPFLGKKFVPIGPVTQKALENKRLYHSLKF
- the accD gene encoding acetyl-CoA carboxylase, carboxyltransferase subunit beta, encoding MRLFSRQKPKIKIESAKSDGFSGWIKCSGCEETIHKSELKNNINCCPKCNFHYRITLQQRIQLLADEKTFVEMFDHLEAKDPLSFEDSEKYIERIARAKDKTKRKEAVIVGVCEMEGHKTALAIMDFSYMGGSMGSVVGEMLTLIIEHATSHRLPMIIVSASGGARMQESTLSLMQMAKTSAALAKHSEAGLPYISVLTNPTTGGVTASFAFLGDIIIAEPKALIGFAGPRVVEQTIGHKLPPGAQRSEFLLEKGMIDCIAPRKELKRKIVLMIEFLSAHCRK